A region from the Lycium barbarum isolate Lr01 chromosome 8, ASM1917538v2, whole genome shotgun sequence genome encodes:
- the LOC132607089 gene encoding subtilisin-like protease SBT3, whose amino-acid sequence MEIRVPPLMFSWFLLCLSLFLGTSAQRSTYIVHLDKSFMPKIFASHRNWHSSIVDTIKVEVPTTQNGHHPVPKLLYSYDNVIHGFSAVLSKDEYEALKKSPGYLSAYKDRPVEAHTTHTSEFLKLNPASGLWPVSGFGQDVIIGVLDSGVWPESASFRDDGLSEIPKKWKGICKPGTKFNSSMCNRKLIGANYFNKGILADDPSVKIKMNSARDTKGHGTHVASIAAGNFAKGVSYFGYAPGTARGMAPRARIAVYKFSFEEGTFDSDLIAAMDQAVEDGVDILTISYGWRENPLYQDSVAIASFGAMMKGILVSASAGNYGPEMGTLTNGVPWIFTVASGSTDRSFSGTLTLGNGLKITGFSLFPVRTTIKDFALVNNGSLSTCDESDELAQVPNAARNIMICYSTAQEDLSVSDQMAAISESKFGGAIYVYGDPDVLSDNYFPNPGVVISSKEWRKVIDYADKSVKPKVSISFQETHIDVKPAPVVSAFSSRGPSLSYLRVAKPDIMAPGELILAAWPSNVPAATIGVNTFSDSDYRLLSGTSMATPHIAGIAAMLKGAHPDWNPSAIRSAMMTTANPLDNTEKPIKTTDYLVTRVATSLAMGAGLVDPNRAVDPGLIYDATPQDYVNLLCSMNLTEAQFKTITRSSAKHKCSNPSDDINYPSFIALFNPYGNYTWLEQKFSRTVTNVGASAAKYKAKVRAPKNSRISISPRTLVFEKKNQKQDYTLTIRYKGIADDQAQSGSITWVEENGHHTVRSPIVVAPALDAWT is encoded by the coding sequence ATGGAGATACGAGTACCTCCTCTCATGTTTTCTTGGTTTCTTTTGTGTCTTTCTTTGTTTTTGGGAACCTCAGCACAAAGGTCTACTTATATTGTCCATCTGGACAAATCTTTTATGCCTAAAATCTTTGCTAGCCACCGTAATTGGCATTCTTCCATTGTTGATACCATCAAGGTTGAAGTTCCCACTACACAAAATGGCCACCATCCAGTTCCAAAGCTTCTTTATTCTTATGACAATGTGATTCATGGCTTCAGTGCTGTTTTGTCCAAAGATGAATATGAGGCTCTCAAGAAGTCACCAGGCTATCTTTCAGCTTACAAAGACAGACCTGTTGAAGCTCACACAACTCACACCTCTGAGTTTCTTAAGCTCAATCCTGCTTCTGGGCTATGGCCAGTTTCTGGTTTTGGTCAAGATGTTATCATTGGTGTACTTGATTCTGGTGTATGGCCTGAATCTGCCAGTTTCAGAGATGATGGATTATCTGAAATTCCCAAAAAGTGGAAAGGAATTTGCAAGCCAGGAACAAAGTTCAATTCTTCAATGTGCAACAGGAAACTCATTGGAGCGAATTATTTCAATAAGGGGATTTTGGCTGATGATCCTAGTGTGAAAATTAAAATGAATTCTGCAAGGGATACTAAAGGTCATGGCACACATGTTGCCTCCATTGCTGCCGGCAATTTTGCTAAAGGAGTTTCATATTTTGGATATGCTCCTGGAACGGCAAGAGGTATGGCGCCACGAGCTAGGATAGCTGTGTATAAGTTTAGCTTTGAAGAAGGGACCTTTGATTCAGATTTAATTGCTGCCATGGACCAAGCTGTTGAAGATGGTGTGGACATACTGACCATTTCTTATGGGTGGCGTGAGAATCCATTATATCAAGATTCTGTTGCAATAGCTTCTTTTGGTGCCATGATGAAGGGTATCTTAGTCTCTGCGTCAGCTGGAAATTATGGTCCTGAAATGGGAACTTTAACCAATGGAGTCCCCTGGATCTTTACTGTGGCATCAGGCAGTACTGACCGGTCATTTTCTGGGACTTTAACTCTTGGGAACGGCTTAAAGATTACTGGATTTAGCTTGTTTccagtgagaaccaccatcaagGATTTTGCTTTGGTTAACAATGGAAGTTTATCTACTTGTGATGAATCTGACGAATTAGCCCAAGTCCCTAATGCTGCACGCAACATTATGATTTGTTATAGCACTGCACAAGAAGACTTATCAGTCTCTGATCAAATGGCGGCTATCTCAGAGTCAAAATTTGGAGGTGCAATCTATGTTTATGGAGATCCGGATGTATTGTCAGACAATTATTTTCCTAACCCTGGAGTTGTAATTAGCAGCAAGGAATGGAGAAAGGTGATAGACTATGCCGACAAAAGTGTTAAACCAAAAGTCAGCATCAGTTTCCAGGAAACACATATTGATGTAAAGCCTGCTCCAGTTGTTTCTGCATTTTCCTCTAGAGGCCCCTCTCTAAGTTATCTGCGAGTTGCAAAGCCAGATATTATGGCACCAGGAGAGTTAATTCTAGCAGCATGGCCATCGAATGTTCCAGCTGCAACGATTGGTGTCAATACATTTTCTGATAGCGATTACCGTCTTCTTTCAGGCACTTCCATGGCTACTCCTCACATTGCAGGAATTGCGGCAATGCTAAAAGGAGCACATCCTGATTGGAATCCTTCAGCCATTCGATCTGCCATGATGACCACTGCTAACCCTTTGGATAACACTGAAAAACCCATCAAGACCACGGATTACCTCGTTACCAGGGTTGCTACATCATTAGCCATGGGAGCCGGACTCGTTGATCCAAACCGTGCAGTTGATCCAGGCCTGATATATGATGCCACTCCACAAGACTATGTGAACCTTCTCTGCTCCATGAATCTCACAGAAGCGCAATTCAAAACAATTACTAGATCATCAGCTAAGCACAAATGCTCAAATCCATCCGATGATATCAATTACCCATCGTTTATTGCTCTCTTTAACCCATATGGGAACTACACTTGGTTGGAACAGAAATTCAGCAGGACAGTCACAAATGTTGGAGCAAGTGCAGCTAAGTATAAAGCAAAAGTGAGAGCACCAAAAAACTCGAGAATTTCTATCTCTCCGCGGACCTTGGTGTTTGAGAAGAAAAATCAGAAACAAGACTACACTCTGACCATACGTTACAAAGGCATTGCAGACGACCAAGCACAATCTGGTTCAATCACTTGGGTGGAAGAGAATGGTCATCACACCGTAAGAAGTCCTATAGTAGTAGCTCCAGCGCTTGATGCCTGGACCTGA
- the LOC132607090 gene encoding subtilisin-like protease SBT3, whose amino-acid sequence MEIRVPLLMFSWFLLRLSLFLGTSAQRSTYIVHLDKSFMPKIFASHRNWHSSIVDTIKVEVPTTQNGHHPVPKLLYSYDNVLHGFSAVLSKDEYEALKKSPGYLSAYKDRPVEAHTTHTSEFLKLNPASGLWPVSGFGQDVIIGVLDSGVWPESASFRDDGLSEIPKKWKGICKPGTKFNSSMCNRKLIGANYFNKGILADDPSVKIKMNSARDTEGHGTHVASIAAGNFAKGVSYFGYAPGIARGMAPRARIAVYKFSFDEGTFTSDLIAAMDRAVADGVDILTISYGWVDIPLYQDSIAIASFGAMMKGVLVSASAGNSGPEIGTLNNGVPWIFTVASCNIDRSFSGSLTLGNGLKITGFSLFPVRTIIKELPVLYNKSISPCDSSDLLSQVPNAGRSIMICYSNAVEVEEQMAAISESRFGGAIYVSDDPDVLSSNFFPNPGVVISTKEGKQVIDYATKSVRPKATISFQETYIDVKPAPMVSEFSSRGPSRSYLRVAKPDILAPGVLILAAWPSNVSAAVIGVNTFLDSDYRLLSGTSMAAPHIAGIAAMLKGAHPNWSPSAIRSAMITTANPLDNTDKPIKAADDKKDATSLSMGAGLVDPNHAVDPGLIYDATPQDYVNLLCSMNLTETQFKTIARSSAKHKCSNPSDDINYPSFIAFFSPNGNYTWLEHKFRRTVTNVGAGAAKYKATVRAPNNSIISISSQTLVFQKKNQKQDYTLTIRYKGIAEDKAQSGSITWVEDNGHHTVRSPIVVAPEIYVWT is encoded by the coding sequence ATGGAGATACGAGTACCTCTTCTCATGTTTTCTTGGTTTCTTTTGCGTCTTTCTTTGTTTTTGGGAACCTCAGCACAAAGGTCTACTTATATAGTCCATCTGGACAAATCTTTTATGCCTAAAATCTTTGCTAGTCACCGCAATTGGCATTCTTCCATTGTTGATACCATCAAGGTTGAAGTTCCCACTACACAAAATGGCCACCATCCAGTTCCAAAGCTTCTTTATTCTTATGACAATGTGCTTCATGGCTTCAGTGCTGTTTTGTCCAAAGATGAATATGAGGCTCTCAAGAAGTCACCAGGCTATCTTTCAGCTTACAAAGACAGACCTGTTGAAGCTCACACAACTCACACCTCTGAGTTTCTTAAGCTCAATCCTGCTTCTGGGCTATGGCCAGTTTCTGGTTTTGGTCAAGATGTTATCATTGGTGTACTTGATTCTGGTGTGTGGCCTGAATCTGCCAGTTTCAGAGATGATGGATTATCTGAAATTCCCAAAAAGTGGAAAGGAATTTGCAAGCCAGGAACAAAGTTTAATTCTTCAATGTGCAACAGGAAACTCATTGGAGCGAATTATTTCAATAAGGGGATTTTGGCTGATGATCCTAGTGTGAAAATTAAAATGAATTCTGCAAGGGATACTGAAGGTCATGGCACGCATGTTGCCTCCATTGCTGCCGGTAATTTTGCTAAGGGAGTTTCATATTTTGGATATGCTCCTGGAATAGCAAGAGGTATGGCGCCACGAGCTAGGATAGCTGTGTATAAGTTTAGTTTTGATGAAGGGACCTTCACTTCTGATCTAATTGCTGCTATGGACCGAGCTGTCGCAGATGGTGTTGACATACTGACCATTTCCTATGGGTGGGTTGACATTCCATTGTACCAAGATTCTATCGCGATAGCTTCTTTTGGTGCCATGATGAAGGGTGTCTTAGTCTCTGCTTCAGCTGGAAATAGTGGTCCTGAAATTGGAACTTTAAACAATGGAGTCCCCTGGATATTTACCGTGGCATCATGCAATATAGACCGATCATTTTCCGGGTCTTTAACTCTTGGGAATGGCTTAAAGATTACTGGATTTAGCTTGTTTCCAGTGAGAACCATCATCAAGGAATTGCCTGTGCTTTACAACAAAAGTATATCTCCTTGTGATTCATCTGACCTATTATCCCAAGTTCCTAATGCTGGACGTAGCATCATGATTTGTTATAGCAATGCAGTAGAAGTAGAGGAACAAATGGCGGCTATCTCAGAGTCAAGATTTGGAGGAGCCATCTATGTTTCTGATGATCCAGATGTATTGTCATCCAATTTTTTTCCCAATCCTGGAGTAGTGATTAGCACCAAGGAAGGGAAACAAGTGATAGACTATGCAACCAAAAGTGTTAGACCTAAAGCTACCATCAGTTTCCAGGAAACGTATATTGATGTAAAGCCTGCTCCGATGGTTTCTGAATTTTCCTCGAGAGGCCCCTCTCGGAGCTATCTGCGAGTTGCAAAGCCAGATATTCTGGCACCAGGAGTGTTAATTTTAGCAGCCTGGCCATCCAACGTTTCAGCTGCAGTTATTGGTGTCAATACATTTTTGGATAGTGATTACCGTCTTTTATCAGGTACTTCCATGGCTGCTCCTCACATTGCTGGAATCGCTGCAATGCTGAAAGGAGCACACCCTAATTGGAGTCCTTCAGCTATTCGATCTGCCATGATAACCACTGCCAACCCTTTGGATAATACTGATAAGCCCATCAAAGCTGCGGATGATAAGAAAGATGCCACATCATTATCCATGGGAGCCGGACTCGTTGATCCAAACCATGCAGTTGATCCAGGCCTGATATATGATGCCACTCCACAGGACTATGTGAACCTTCTCTGCTCCATGAATCTTACAGAAACGCAATTCAAAACAATTGCTAGATCATCAGCTAAGCACAAATGCTCAAATCCATCCGATGATATTAATTATCCATCATTTATTGCCTTCTTTAGCCCAAATGGTAACTACACTTGGTTGGAGCACAAATTCAGGAGGACAGTCACAAATGTTGGAGCTGGTGCGGCTAAGTATAAAGCAACAGTGAGAGCACCAAACAACTCGATAATTTCTATCTCTTCTCAGACCTTGGTGTTTCAGAAGAAAAATCAGAAGCAGGACTATACTCTGACCATACGCTACAAAGGCATTGCAGAAGACAAAGCACAATCTGGTTCAATCACTTGGGTGGAAGACAACGGTCATCACACCGTTAGAAGTCCTATAGTAGTAGCTCCAGAGATTTATGTCTGGACCTGA
- the LOC132607092 gene encoding small ribosomal subunit protein uS12 isoform X1, which produces MGKTRGMGAGRKLKSHRRRQRWADKSYKKSHLGNEWKKPFAGSSHAKGIVLEKIGIEAKQPNSAIRKCARVQLIKNGKKIAAFVPNDGCLNYIEENDEVLIAGFGRKGHAVGDIPGVRFKVVKVSGVSLLALFKEKKEKPRS; this is translated from the exons ATGGG GAAGACACGTGGTATGGGAGCTGGACGCAAGCTGAAGTCCCACCGCAGAAGACAAAGATGGGCTGACAAGTCCTACAAGAAGTCCCATCTtggaaatgaatggaagaagCCATTTGCTGGTTCATCCCATGCTAAAGGCATTGTGCTTGAGAAGAT AGGTATTGAGGCTAAGCAGCCCAACTCTGCTATTCGTAAATGTGCTAGGGTTCAATTGATCAAAAACGGGAAGAAGATCGCTGCATTCGTTCCTAATGATGGTTGTTTGAACTACATTGAAGAAAATGATGAGGTGTTGATTGCTGGATTTGGTCGAAAGGGTCATGCCGTAGGAGATATTCCTGGTGTCAGGTTCAAAGTTGTGAAGGTTTCTGGTGTATCTCTCTTGGCTCTCTtcaaggagaagaaggagaaaccAAGATCTTAA
- the LOC132607092 gene encoding small ribosomal subunit protein uS12 isoform X2, with amino-acid sequence MGKTRGMGAGRKLKSHRRRQRWADKSYKKSHLGNEWKKPFAGSSHAKGIVLEKMVQLIKNGKKIAAFVPNDGCLNYIEENDEVLIAGFGRKGHAVGDIPGVRFKVVKVSGVSLLALFKEKKEKPRS; translated from the exons ATGGG GAAGACACGTGGTATGGGAGCTGGACGCAAGCTGAAGTCCCACCGCAGAAGACAAAGATGGGCTGACAAGTCCTACAAGAAGTCCCATCTtggaaatgaatggaagaagCCATTTGCTGGTTCATCCCATGCTAAAGGCATTGTGCTTGAGAAGAT GGTTCAATTGATCAAAAACGGGAAGAAGATCGCTGCATTCGTTCCTAATGATGGTTGTTTGAACTACATTGAAGAAAATGATGAGGTGTTGATTGCTGGATTTGGTCGAAAGGGTCATGCCGTAGGAGATATTCCTGGTGTCAGGTTCAAAGTTGTGAAGGTTTCTGGTGTATCTCTCTTGGCTCTCTtcaaggagaagaaggagaaaccAAGATCTTAA
- the LOC132607095 gene encoding interactor of constitutive active ROPs 2, chloroplastic-like, translated as MNMQTPKGRTVSVEVPQRTSPSTAKTARKLKTSGPDVDSVSSPNPACRTPKDRSPKVIGRRSPRSPAMEQKRPGRMSGLEDQLAQLQEEVKAAKEQLSLSESLKKTSQQEADEIKKQLAAMSEKLEESEKQLLERSDFEEARLLELRKISQDRDREWKSELEAVQKQQELDSAALASALNEIQKLKLQLDIVADSEATQTRHAESANAETECLRVQLKETLILLEQVRNQLNESKESEATVLEEASKAQMELEVTKMMDNTLRREGLKVMEACKSLSLELENSKTQVVELEELVNKLQSEQCSKSTQEKGINVDADELKTERGSLKDEVNQLQAALENSERRYQEECIQNTLQIRSAYEILECTKSESIRRETEWNSKLNAAKADMEELKKKLMDKEAEIQKKSDENKGLKLQVEEIQAADGESELLDELKKSESILADLRASLSDKEAELQSTAKANEMIKSEIKKREMENDEVLALAEASRTAEREALMKMGYLTEEADKSGRKAARVIEELNAAQATNSEMEAELRKLKVQSDQWRKAAEAAAAMLSTSNNGRYVERTGSLDYHTIGGKLRSPLSEDMDDGYSPKKKNGNMLKKIGSLLKKGHK; from the exons ATGAATATGCAGACACCAAAAGGAAG GACTGTTTCTGTTGAGGTGCCACAAAGGACATCTCCATCTACAGCGAAGACAGCTCGAAAGCTCAAAACTTCAGGGCCGGATGTTGATTCTGTTTCATCTCCAAATCCAGCTTGCAGGACACCAAAGGACAGGAGTCCTAAAGTTATTGGTCGCCGGTCACCCCGAAGTCCAGCAATGGAG CAAAAACGTCCAGGCAGAATGTCCGGTTTGGAAGACCAACTTGCTCAACTCCAAGAAGAGGTGAAGGCGGCAAAGGAACAGCTCAGTTTATCAGAATCATTGAAGAAAACATCTCAACAAGAGGCTGACGAAATTAAGAAGCAGCTTGCAGCCATGTCAGAGAAGCTTGAGGAGTCTGAGAAGCAGCTGCTTGAGCGTTCAGATTTTGAAGAAGCTAGACTCCTGGAGCTACGTAAAATCTCACAAGATCGGGATCGAGAATGGAAATCTGAACTTGAGGCTGTACAGAAGCAGCAAGAATTGGACTCTGCTGCTCTGGCTTCTGCTCTAAATGAAATCCAAAAGCTTAAACTTCAGCTTGATATAGTAGCTGATTCTGAAGCTACTCAAACTCGCCATGCTGAATCAGCTAATGCTGAGACCGAATGCTTAAGGGTACAACTCAAAGAAACCCTTATATTGCTTGAGCAAGTGCGAAACCAGTTAAACGAAAGCAAGGAATCTGAAGCTACTGTGCTTGAAGAAGCGAGTAAAGCTCAGATGGAGCTGGAAGTCACAAAGATGATGGACAATACTCTACGCCGTGAAGGTCTGAAGGTAATGGAGGCTTGCAAATCCTTGTCATTGGAGTTGGAGAATTCAAAGACTCAAGTGGTTGAACTGGAGGAACTTGTCAACAAACTCCAGTCTGAGCAATGCAGCAAAAGCACACAAGAAAAAGGAATTAATGTGGATGCTGATGAACTCAAAACTGAGCGCGGTAGTCTTAAAGATGAGGTAAATCAACTACAGGCTGCATTGGAGAATTCTGAGAGAAGGTATCAGGAAGAATGCATCCAGAACACCTTGCAGATAAGAAGTGCTTATGAGATACTGGAGTGCACAAAGTCTGAATCGATTCGAAGAGAGACTGAATGGAACTCAAAGTTAAATGCTGCAAAAGCAGATATGGAAGAGTTAAAGAAGAAATTAATGGACAAAGAAgctgaaatacaaaaaaaatcagATGAAAATAAGGGGCTGAAATTACAAGTTGAAGAAATACAGGCAGCTGATGGAGAATCCGAATTACTAGACGAACTGAAAAAATCGGAGTCAATCTTGGCAGATTTAAGGGCAAGTTTATCTGATAAAGAGGCAGAGTTGCAGAGTACTGCTAAGGCAAATGAGATGATCAAGTCAGAAATCAAGAAGAGGGAAATGGAGAATGACGAGGTTCTTGCCTTAGCAGAAGCCTCGAGAACTGCTGAAAGAGAGGCTCTGATGAAGATGGGCTATTTGACCGAGGAAGCAGATAAAAGTGGTAGAAAAGCAGCACGGGTCATCGAGGAGTTGAATGCAGCACAGGCAACTAACTCCGAGATGGAAGCTGAGTTGAGAAAGTTAAAAGTACAATCTGATCAATGGAGAAAGGCTGCTGAAGCAGCTGCAGCTATGCTATCAACTAGCAATAATGGAAGATACGTCGAGAGAACAGGCTCTTTAGACTACCATACTATCGGTGGAAAGCTGCGTTCTCCGTTATCTGAAGATATGGATGATGGTTATTCACCCAAGAAGAAGAATGGCAATATGTTGAAGAAGATTGGCAGTTTATTAAAAAAGGGTCACAAATAG